The Microplitis demolitor isolate Queensland-Clemson2020A chromosome 9, iyMicDemo2.1a, whole genome shotgun sequence genomic sequence GCCcatcaagttattttaaaattgattaaaatggATATGTTGGTAAATTCATGGGGTCTAGGTGAACTATATTCAATGTTGATGAGTCTGTACAATCAAACGAATAAGATTAAAGTCTTCATACATATCGGAAAcctttaaacttattaatataaaaataattatcattttagtCAAATAGTTTGTCTTATTTTTCTGTAGGGCATGATATAACTGATACAGATACTCCGAAGGaatcatagaaaataatagagatgaaatgaaattcatgTTACTTCAAGCAGACTTAATGTTTTTTCTTCTCGTGACTTAATTtaagatatatttatgtaaatattgatGTACCATCATAcatgttatattttttgtatatttgttgtagaaaaaaaatgaaaaaatttttatgaaacaaatattaattataaatatttttaatttacattttaaattctttcgaTTTATAATACCTAAATAGTtttcaaagcaaaaaaaaaactgtaatttattacaactatttttcatgattcatttcattttctttattttttctataagaaAACTATAAATCTATCTCATCTAATTAAAtgctattatttattgaagttcTGAGGttacaaaaaaggtcaaaGTAAAGCTTTTATGCttactttttattcaactgTCTTAATAAGTGCATGCGCTCAAGGCATGCAATATAGTCacattgatatttttgattcattgagcttgaaaacagcgggaagttttggggctggcctgcagggtcaaccgacagaccgattttttaaattgattttaacaatatttctATTGATCTacttctttctttatttacatatacttTTAGTCATAGTTACTGGTAACAATCTTGTCTAACAATTGAGGAAGTGGATGATCGGCTATAACTATATACAAAGTATTCTTTGGATTACGAAAATATTTGGTCATTCTATAATTCGTTTCTGGAGGATATTCATCGGGTAGAAAATATGCAggttcttttaaatatttattagctaTGGTATTAGGACCAATTATGCCACCATGAgccgataaataattgatataacATGACTTAGTGAAATAAGTTGTTACATACTGGataatttccaattttaattaatatatttttgaatatttaatttcctattaaTGTCCAGATCTCgcctcgttagagtgtctatagacTCCTGGTGGGCTGTGGTCGTcgactattttataaattattatttttatttaattttcgtgATTTATAGTGTAGTATCGCGTGACCCGGTCTCTATATGGTTTATTAGGATATGGGATTTGGATAATCCTGGACAGCCGGTGGCAGCACCCAGGTCTGGATTAATTATTAGGTCGCCGATGTCAGCGTCCCTAATAGCAAGACAGGAAGTGAGGACCGCCGGTATCAGCGTTCTCCAATGTACGGGTGAAACCTTGGGATGCCCATAGCACCCCAAAATAAGgagttaattgatttaaaattaatatttgtttattaattatttatagaaagtAGAGATTTGAGCTCCATGAGCTCTCTCGTAAGACTGACTATCtagtcattataaaaaatataatagagctaacaaagttgacaaaatgttgacaCTGCATTTCAGGTTTCttgtgagagaatcgtcgtggcccgggtctcatgcatcATCATCTGTTTTGACTACCCACGAGCCACGGTGACTCTCTTATCGTAACCGATTTCCGTTacatagaataaaattaatttattaaaaataattaatttaatttaatcaataaaatattacgggaacgtaACAAAGTGTTGAACATTTGATCTTCAAAAGAGACTATAGCTTTCCATTTGTCATCACGAGTAAAACTAGGAGATATTTTCTATTGATTTTGCTGCTCGCAAGCCAAAGTCGCCACACATTTCCCATAGCCCCTATTACCACAAGCCCATAAAATTTTACCCCGATATTTTTCAGTAGTGTCAGTGACTGACCAAAATTGTACAAACAGATTACCAAGTGGCTTAATGTATTTGTTTTCTAGGATTTCACATTCTGTTATTGTGTACGCTTCACTAACATACTCCTTTTGCATAAACATTATCACAAATTCGAATggatattctttaaaaaattctatcacTTGGTTCACTATATCACCACACATCATTCTCAAATATACGAGATTACGATGCATTGCAAAAACATTCTCAATGCTACGTACTCGAAGGTCAAATACTCGTACACCTGCTTTTAATTGTTCAGTTATGTTCAATTGTTGTGATTGAGCCGCCagtataaaagttttataagtGGCAGATTTATGAGTACCAATCAATGcaaccgtttttattttttgtgtcccTGTCAAGTCCGTAAGAAAGTAACTATGATCTCGGTAAATGATAGACCAGGCTACCGACAAAGACACGAATGTCATCATAATCAATGATACATATGcaaatattgttttcattatataaaaatatacgctattattctttaattatagTGTATTATATCCTATCGTCACGAATCAATTTCGAGAACGTATTCAAAGTCTAGGTATAATGCACAGTTTACAATAACTTCAAGATCATAACCAAAACGTACTTTTAGTCTCAGACTTCCGTTATTAACTAAATTCTAATGAAATTCTTGAGTCCCCAGCAGATCAGGTTTAAATCAAAAGTATACAGATCGTATCTTCTATGAACAATTAAGCGTGAAATGCAAGAATACTTATTTCCAAAGTGAATGCATTTCTATATCTGAGTAATTATCCCTTTTAAATTCTGGTTGTATCGGTTGACCCAAAACTTATTTTCCATCAATGTATATGTAAAGATAGTTGGAGGAAAAGTGATTGTGAAGGATGACTATTGACTAATTATCTTTTCGAATGTTATAACGGGTAAAACTTAAAAGTGGGTCATTTTTTCTATGGAGATTGGAATTTGTCTTAAAGAGAAGAGATAGGGCTgtcaaatatgattttttaaaataatcatatatatccAGGATGACATACAGTATTACTTTATGAGATatctaatgaaaaataaaatagtgggGACTAGGGTTTATTACCTTGAAGGATCTGTACAGGACCACTCAGTCTTCTTTCAACTATTAAAAACAAGGGAagttaaattacttaaaaagttCTTTTTagtctgtgtgtgtgtaagtgaaaaagtgtatttatttaaaatgtctcAAAGTCGAATTTGTAACAAGAGTGAGTTGTGGGTGAATTTCGACAATAAATTTCTTGAAGAAGAATAGGAGAACAgcataaaatttgttgaagaACAAGGACGTCTACAAGACATTAGAGATGCGAAAAAGCTGATGAGCGATAGTGATGATCGCTTGATTTCGTTAGCAGCTGAACAATATGAAGCATTCAATCGGTTATCCGAAAATATAAACAAGGCTGAACAAACAGCCCGAGATGCATTTAGCGAATCTAACAGTCTAACGACTGCACTCCAATTTTcaggtatttataatttgtattgatatttataattttcttttgtgctacataaaaattatattttatgtatattttcagAAGAATTGGGGGTGGAAATtattaacaaagaaaaaaaaagagccaTCCGGCCTTACCCGGAATGgaaaggtagatttcttatgTAAACACAATAAAGCTGCAATAGtgtaataaatacttattttgtaagcttaaacataaatttcaaGGAAAGGGGTTATGCCTCATCATTTAGAAGTTATTAGAAGACTAAGCTGCAAAAATAAGCTTGATctattttttgtgaaattttcgatattatgaaattgtcagaaaaaatgtttcaaaaaatcaagtattacattgaaaattaaaactaatcgttcaaattttaagatactttttacagaattcagttatcattttcggttcaaaagttattttaggataaagccagaaaattcatttttatgaaaatcagaaaaaattttaaacacccataacttccaaactaattgaccgattgggctcatcttcgaactcgatcaaggtaatcgtctaataaataagtgtataaaatttcattaagatccgttAAGAATTGCGGGCGCTATCGTGATGACAAGCCgcgttatattttatatatatgtatatatatatatatatatatatatatatatatatatatgtacatatgtatattatatatatatatatatacatatatatatatatatatatatatatataaacttttgagcggatggtattttttaactctactaggtaaaataagatatatggtgacaaaattctttgataattCGATCATGAGACCCATTGCAATAGGCTGATTTCTAAA encodes the following:
- the LOC106693846 gene encoding 1-phosphatidylinositol phosphodiesterase-like, yielding MTFVSLSVAWSIIYRDHSYFLTDLTGTQKIKTVALIGTHKSATYKTFILAAQSQQLNITEQLKAGVRVFDLRVRSIENVFAMHRNLVYLRMMCGDIVNQVIEFFKEYPFEFVIMFMQKEYVSEAYTITECEILENKYIKPLGNLFVQFWSVTDTTEKYRGKILWACGNRGYGKCVATLACEQQNQ